In a single window of the Nicotiana tomentosiformis chromosome 10, ASM39032v3, whole genome shotgun sequence genome:
- the LOC138899664 gene encoding uncharacterized protein, whose translation MAPLEALYWRRYRSHIGWFEVGEAELVGPDLVHQAMKKVKIIKEQLKTAQSYQKSYSVVRRMDLEFKEDDWKVFGHPILIVSVESIEINEELTYEEIPVSILDRQVRKLRNKYIASVKVLWRNRQVEEATWEAEEEMKKKYPHFFE comes from the exons ATGGCACCATTAGAGGCATTATATTGGAGGAGGTATAGATCTCATATTGGGTGGTTCGAAGTTGGAGAAGCTGAATTGGTAggaccagacctcgtgcatcaagctatgaaaaaagttaaaatcattaaggagcagttgaagactgctcagagttatcaaaaatcctattcggttGTTCGTCGTAtggatttagagttcaaagaagatgattgg aaagtatttGGACATCCAATACTCATTGTTTCGGTTGAATCTATTGagattaatgaggaattgacttatgaagaaattccagtttctattcttgataggcaagtacGAAAGCTAAGAAATAAATatattgcctctgtgaaagtattatggcgaaaccggcaggttgaagaggccacttgggaggccgaagaagaaatgaagaagaagtaccctcatttctttgaatag
- the LOC138899665 gene encoding uncharacterized protein, with amino-acid sequence MAPKLEDPSAFTIPCTIGSANFAKALCDLEASINLMTYSVFKTLGIGQQRPTSMRLQMVDRTMKRPLGIIDDVLVRVDKFILPANFMILDCEVDYEVPIILGRHFLATWKALVDVEAGDLTFRVGDEKVVFHVCKSMRQPNSNEVCSFMDLVTEVIVMTRVL; translated from the coding sequence atggctccaaagctagaagatcccagtgcctttacaattccatgcactatcGGTAGTGCCAATTTCGCCAAAGCCTTGTGCGATTTGGAAGCAAGCATTAATTTGATGACATATTCTGTGTTCAAGacattggggattgggcaacaaagacctacttccatgaggttgcaaatggtggACCGAACAATGAAaaggccattggggataattgatgatgtgctagttcgggtcgacaagttcattCTTCCCGCAAATTTTATGATACtcgactgtgaggttgactatgaggtgccaatcATATTGGGAAGACATTTCCTAGCAACATggaaggcattggttgatgtggaagctggggatctcaccttccgggtgggcgatgaaaaagttgtgttccacgtgtgcaaatcaatgAGGCAGCCTAATAGCAACGAAGTATGCTCTTTTATGGATCTTGTGACGGAGGTGATTGTTATGACACGAGTTCTATGA